One part of the Kryptolebias marmoratus isolate JLee-2015 linkage group LG13, ASM164957v2, whole genome shotgun sequence genome encodes these proteins:
- the znrd2 gene encoding protein ZNRD2 isoform X1 has translation MALNGGLCYHPANIHMFPDEEDFEWEPPSEAEMKVIQARRERQDKISKLMGDYLLKGYKMLGECCDLCGTILLQDKQQKNYCVSCQELDSDIDKDNPALNAQAALSQVRERQLAAQSPPPPHAPQLNGGASSSQSGGTVPQPRPEHCEGAAAGGRALLPPPVAPTPAAPAAATTLAPSRPPVSPQSSTLRPVLQEAEEAVLTKLRWATTQLQSSASLETSIQLCSLITSCASSLRSLKELSQ, from the exons ATGGCTTTGAATGGAGGTCTGTGTTATCATCCTGCTAACATTCACATGTTTCCCG ATGAGGAAGACTTTGAGTGGGAGCCTCCGAGCGAGGCAGAGATGAAGGTGATCCAAGCTCGCAGGGAGCGACAGGACAAGATCAGCAAACTGATGGGAGATTACCTCCTGAAAGGATACAAGATGCTGGGAGAGTGCTGCGACTTGTGTGGA ACTATTCTTCTTCaggacaaacagcagaaaaactaCTGTGTCTCGTGTCAGGAGCTGGACTCTGACATCGACAAGGACAACCCTG CTCTGAATGCCCAGGCTGCTTTGTCTCAGGTGAGAGAACGGCAGCTTGCAGCCCAGTCCCCACCGCCGCCCCACGCCCCTCAGCTCAATGGAGGGGCCAGCAGCAGCCAGTCAGGTGGGACGGTTCCTCAGCCCAGACCGGAGCACTGCGAGGGAGCTGCCGCCGGAGGACGAGCCCTTCTGCCGCCGCCCGTTGCCCCgactcctgcagctcctgccgCCGCCACAACGCTGGCGCCCAGTCGCCCCCCCGTTTCTCCACAGAGCTCCACCCTCCGACCTGTGCTGCAGGAGGCCGAGGAAGCAGTTCTCACTAAACTTCGCTGGGCCACCACCCAGCTACAGAGTTCAGCCTCGCTGGAGACGAGCATCCAGCTGTGCAGCCTCATCACCAGCTGTGCCAGCTCGCTGCGCAGCCTCAAGGAGCTCAGTCAGTAA
- the znrd2 gene encoding protein ZNRD2 isoform X2, with protein MALNGDEEDFEWEPPSEAEMKVIQARRERQDKISKLMGDYLLKGYKMLGECCDLCGTILLQDKQQKNYCVSCQELDSDIDKDNPALNAQAALSQVRERQLAAQSPPPPHAPQLNGGASSSQSGGTVPQPRPEHCEGAAAGGRALLPPPVAPTPAAPAAATTLAPSRPPVSPQSSTLRPVLQEAEEAVLTKLRWATTQLQSSASLETSIQLCSLITSCASSLRSLKELSQ; from the exons ATGGCTTTGAATGGAG ATGAGGAAGACTTTGAGTGGGAGCCTCCGAGCGAGGCAGAGATGAAGGTGATCCAAGCTCGCAGGGAGCGACAGGACAAGATCAGCAAACTGATGGGAGATTACCTCCTGAAAGGATACAAGATGCTGGGAGAGTGCTGCGACTTGTGTGGA ACTATTCTTCTTCaggacaaacagcagaaaaactaCTGTGTCTCGTGTCAGGAGCTGGACTCTGACATCGACAAGGACAACCCTG CTCTGAATGCCCAGGCTGCTTTGTCTCAGGTGAGAGAACGGCAGCTTGCAGCCCAGTCCCCACCGCCGCCCCACGCCCCTCAGCTCAATGGAGGGGCCAGCAGCAGCCAGTCAGGTGGGACGGTTCCTCAGCCCAGACCGGAGCACTGCGAGGGAGCTGCCGCCGGAGGACGAGCCCTTCTGCCGCCGCCCGTTGCCCCgactcctgcagctcctgccgCCGCCACAACGCTGGCGCCCAGTCGCCCCCCCGTTTCTCCACAGAGCTCCACCCTCCGACCTGTGCTGCAGGAGGCCGAGGAAGCAGTTCTCACTAAACTTCGCTGGGCCACCACCCAGCTACAGAGTTCAGCCTCGCTGGAGACGAGCATCCAGCTGTGCAGCCTCATCACCAGCTGTGCCAGCTCGCTGCGCAGCCTCAAGGAGCTCAGTCAGTAA
- the arr3a gene encoding arrestin 3a, retinal (X-arrestin): MAKVFKKTSGNGGLTLYLGKRDYVDHVTVVDRIDGVVKVEPAEIGDRKVFVQLACAFRYGSEDLDVMGLCFRKDIWITHTQLYPDGTKPELSEMHDTLLKKAGDNSYPFSFQIPNNLPCSVSLQPGPEDKGKACGVDFEVKTYLAKEKDNPDEKIEKKDTARLIVRKIQFAPSQVGTGPKAEICKSFMMSDKPVHFEASLEKDLYFHGEPIAIKLKVKNESNKTVKKFKVTVDQTTDIVLYSADKYTKTVFSQEIAETVESNSTFEKTLSITPNLSDNKEKRGLALDGRLRDEDTNLASTTVLKQNIEKEVLGILVSYKLKINLMVAGGGLMGTLTASDVTLELPLSLMHPKPEE, translated from the exons ATGGCAAA GGTTTTCAAGAAGACCAGCGGAAATGGAGGg CTGACCCTCTACCTGGGAAAGAGAGATTATGTGGATCATGTCACCGTTGTGGACAGaattg ATGGCGTAGTGAAAGTGGAGCCAGCTGAAATTGGCGACAGAAAAG TTTTCGTGCAGCTGGCATGTGCCTTCCGTTATGGCAGCGAAGACCTGGATGTGATGGGCCTGTGCTTCAGGAAGGACATCTGGATCACGCACACCCAGCTCTACCCTGACGGCACCAAGCCTGAACTCAGCGAGATGCACGACACCCTGCTGAAGAAGGCGGGAGACAACTCATACCCCTTCTCCTTTCAA attCCCAACAACCTGCCCTGCTCAGTGTCTCTGCAGCCTGGGCCTGAGGACAAGGGGAAG GCTTGCGGTGTTGACTTTGAAGTGAAAACTTACCTGGCCAAGGAGAAAGACAACCCCGAtgaaaaaattgaaaagaa GGACACCGCCCGCCTCATTGTGCGTAAAATCCAGTTCGCTCCGTCTCAGGTGGGCACCGGGCCCAAGGCTGAAATCTGCAAAAGCTTCATGATGTCCGACAAACCCGTTCACTTTGAGGCATCGCTGGAGAAAGAT CTCTACTTTCACGGTGAGCCCATCGCGATTAAGCTCAAAGTCAAAAATGAGAGCAACAAAACGGTGAAGAAATTCAAAGTCACTG TGGATCAAACCACCGACATCGTCCTCTACTCGGCAGACAAGTACACCAAGACTGTCTTCAGCCAGGAGATTGC AGAGACGGTGGAGTCCAACAGCACCTTCGAAAAAACTCTGAGCATCACACCCAATCTGTCTGATAACAAGGAGAAAAGAGGACTGGCGCTGGACGGAAGGCTGAGGGACGAGGACACGAACTTGGCCTCCACCACTGT GCTGAAACAGAATATCGAAAAAGAGGTGCTGGGCATTCTGGTTTCCTACAAGCTTAAAATTAACCTCATGGTGGCTGGAGGAGg CCTGATGGGTACCCTCACTGCCAG TGATGTCACCCTGGAGCTGCCACTGAGCCTCATGCACCCAAAACCTGAAg AGTAA